Proteins encoded together in one Bacillota bacterium window:
- a CDS encoding transposase — MARIARVVAPGVPHHITQRGNRRQQTFFCEEDYKAYLHLMAEWCSRWKVEIWAYCLVPNHVHLIAVPPSKEALTGAIAEAHRRYTSRVNLREGWTGHLWQGRFSSFPMDEAHLYAAARYIEHNPVRSGLVAEPWQYPWSSAGAHVAGHDDRLVRVRPLLEMFGDWREYLACCMSVEEIEALRLHERTGRPLGDESFLTSLEEALGRALRPRKSGPKGPRQKKN, encoded by the coding sequence ATGGCAAGAATAGCGCGGGTGGTAGCGCCCGGTGTACCCCACCATATTACACAGCGTGGTAACCGGCGGCAGCAAACATTCTTTTGCGAAGAGGACTATAAAGCATATTTACACCTAATGGCGGAATGGTGTTCCAGGTGGAAGGTCGAGATTTGGGCCTATTGCCTGGTGCCGAACCATGTACATCTCATAGCCGTACCACCGTCAAAAGAGGCCTTGACAGGAGCGATTGCCGAAGCCCATCGCCGCTATACCTCCCGGGTAAACCTGAGGGAAGGATGGACGGGGCACTTGTGGCAGGGACGTTTTTCTTCTTTTCCAATGGATGAAGCTCACCTGTATGCCGCGGCACGCTACATAGAGCATAATCCTGTCCGTTCCGGATTAGTGGCAGAACCGTGGCAATACCCCTGGAGTAGTGCAGGGGCGCACGTTGCGGGGCACGACGACCGGTTGGTGCGGGTCAGGCCGTTGTTGGAAATGTTCGGCGATTGGCGGGAATATCTTGCCTGCTGCATGTCGGTCGAGGAGATCGAAGCATTACGGCTTCACGAGAGGACGGGGCGACCGCTTGGTGACGAATCTTTCCTTACCAGTCTCGAAGAAGCACTGGGACGGGCGTTGCGGCCACGCAAGAGCGGACCTAAAGGACCCCGGCAGAAAAAGAATTGA
- a CDS encoding energy-coupling factor ABC transporter permease — protein sequence MHIPDGFLNPKIWAACGVISTALVGAAIRQTREALAEKQVPVMGVMAAFIFAAQMINFPVFGGTSGHLIGGVLAAVLFGPFSAGIIMTAILIIQCLIFNDGGLTALGANVLNMGFIAPFTGYAVYKALRGLGAAAASFVAGWISVLAAAAACALELALSGTSPIMVVLPAMLFWHLFIGVGEGIITAAVLGYLQRTRSGLLTRTAGI from the coding sequence ATGCATATACCTGACGGTTTCTTAAATCCTAAAATATGGGCGGCCTGCGGCGTTATTTCAACCGCTCTGGTCGGGGCGGCGATAAGGCAGACCAGGGAGGCGCTTGCTGAGAAACAGGTTCCTGTGATGGGGGTCATGGCGGCATTCATCTTTGCCGCCCAGATGATCAACTTTCCGGTCTTCGGCGGCACGTCCGGGCACCTGATCGGCGGTGTTCTGGCCGCCGTTCTTTTCGGTCCTTTCAGTGCGGGTATCATTATGACCGCAATCCTGATCATCCAGTGTCTTATCTTTAACGACGGCGGGCTGACGGCTCTCGGCGCCAACGTTTTAAATATGGGTTTCATCGCTCCTTTTACGGGCTATGCGGTTTATAAGGCTCTGCGGGGTTTGGGGGCTGCGGCCGCTTCATTCGTCGCGGGCTGGATTTCCGTGCTTGCCGCGGCTGCCGCCTGCGCGCTCGAACTTGCCCTTTCCGGGACGAGCCCCATCATGGTGGTTCTGCCGGCGATGCTTTTCTGGCACCTGTTCATCGGGGTCGGTGAGGGCATAATCACGGCGGCGGTGTTGGGGTATCTGCAGCGGACGCGCTCCGGCTTGTTGACCCGGACCGCCGGGATATGA
- a CDS encoding NFACT RNA binding domain-containing protein produces the protein MPFDGLVLNSVTRELNALITGGRVERVYQPAALEIILAVRSNREKHRLFLSAAADAARVHLTETDRRNPAKIAFFCSTMRRHVEGSRITAITQQGLDRILHIELKGTDELGRPVTHLLIAEIMGKHSNIILLNPAENKIIDAIKRYSHAVSRYREVLPGQVFTPSPPSGKADPRAAAEDDFIDALSALGPQTGAATGIQRLYEGFSLFSAREVARRAGLDPDAALEGCGIYEYRRLHASLRELVDSVTGGGASPTLILKGETPADYAAFEPSAGAGQPVRAGMNEVLDRFYRERNRAAAFAAQKHRIEQCLTREIGRLNRKLENVETLLSDPEPDRFRMFGELLTANLYRLGPHVDEAICENVYNPDAPPVTIPLDPALTPGQNAQRYFKKYAKARTARRRAADERQRLEEEIAYLSGISVAGEQASGLEDLTEVVEELAEQGYLQTGAAPHKKDKKEEPRPLKLASAEGFVILIGKNNRQNDYVTFRMAAADDIWLHARGVPGAHVIIKTGGGEPSPGVLAEAAALAAHFSQGRRNRSVPVDWTRRANVQRPKGARPGFVTYSGEKTIHGDPSLAGALLIQPE, from the coding sequence GTGCCTTTTGACGGCCTGGTTTTAAACAGCGTAACCCGCGAGCTTAATGCCCTTATTACCGGCGGCCGTGTCGAGCGTGTCTACCAGCCCGCCGCACTTGAAATAATACTCGCGGTACGCAGCAACCGCGAAAAGCACCGGCTTTTCCTGTCCGCCGCCGCCGATGCGGCCCGTGTACACCTTACGGAAACGGACAGACGGAACCCGGCCAAAATCGCTTTCTTCTGTTCCACCATGCGGCGGCACGTCGAAGGCAGCCGGATAACCGCGATAACCCAGCAGGGCCTGGACCGCATCCTTCATATCGAACTCAAGGGAACGGATGAACTCGGCAGGCCCGTCACGCACCTGCTTATCGCCGAAATAATGGGCAAGCACAGTAACATTATCCTCCTTAACCCCGCGGAAAACAAGATTATTGACGCCATTAAGCGTTACTCCCACGCCGTCAGCCGCTACCGTGAGGTGCTTCCGGGCCAGGTTTTCACCCCGTCGCCCCCTTCCGGTAAAGCGGACCCCCGCGCGGCCGCCGAAGACGATTTCATTGACGCGCTGAGCGCTCTGGGACCGCAGACAGGGGCGGCGACCGGCATTCAGCGCCTTTACGAAGGTTTCAGCCTTTTCAGCGCCCGGGAGGTGGCCCGCCGGGCGGGACTTGATCCGGACGCAGCCCTGGAAGGCTGCGGTATTTACGAATACCGGCGCCTCCACGCATCACTAAGGGAACTCGTGGACTCCGTCACGGGTGGTGGCGCATCACCCACCCTGATCCTCAAGGGCGAAACGCCGGCTGATTATGCCGCCTTCGAACCTTCGGCGGGCGCCGGTCAGCCGGTCCGCGCCGGGATGAACGAAGTCCTGGACCGGTTCTACCGGGAACGTAACCGGGCAGCGGCTTTTGCCGCGCAAAAGCACCGGATCGAGCAGTGTTTGACCCGGGAAATCGGGCGCCTGAACCGGAAGCTCGAGAACGTCGAGACCCTGCTGTCCGACCCGGAGCCGGACCGTTTCCGGATGTTCGGAGAACTCCTCACCGCCAACCTATACCGCCTCGGCCCCCACGTGGATGAAGCGATATGCGAAAACGTCTACAACCCTGATGCCCCGCCGGTGACTATACCGCTCGATCCGGCGCTTACGCCGGGACAGAACGCCCAGCGGTATTTCAAGAAATACGCCAAAGCCCGAACCGCCCGCCGGCGCGCCGCAGACGAAAGGCAGCGGCTGGAGGAAGAAATCGCCTACCTGTCGGGCATCAGTGTTGCCGGCGAGCAGGCCTCCGGCCTGGAGGATCTCACGGAGGTCGTGGAAGAACTTGCGGAACAGGGGTACCTTCAGACCGGCGCCGCCCCGCACAAGAAGGATAAAAAAGAGGAGCCCCGGCCGCTGAAACTGGCTTCGGCCGAAGGCTTTGTGATTCTCATCGGGAAAAACAACCGGCAGAACGACTATGTCACCTTCCGCATGGCCGCCGCCGACGATATCTGGCTTCACGCCCGCGGGGTGCCGGGCGCCCACGTTATAATCAAAACCGGAGGCGGGGAACCGTCTCCGGGAGTGCTTGCCGAAGCAGCCGCCCTGGCCGCCCACTTCAGCCAGGGCCGCCGCAACAGGTCCGTACCCGTAGACTGGACCCGCCGCGCCAACGTCCAGCGCCCCAAAGGCGCGCGGCCCGGTTTCGTAACCTACTCCGGGGAAAAGACCATTCACGGCGATCCGTCTCTGGCCGGAGCCCTTTTGATACAGCCCGAATGA
- a CDS encoding ABC transporter ATP-binding protein — MPPDGECVFSLSDVGFRYHPDRPVIEDISFRIRRGERLVLLGPNGSGKSTLLKLMAGLLFPTSGTLTAYGEPMGAPAFKDRRFARSFRRRVGVVLQNADAQLFCPTVWDEVAFGPLHLGLSPGEVKERVTDTLSLVEIAHLGNRLPHRLSDGEKKKVALAAVLAVNPEALLLDEPTANLDPRSQHWLLNFLLTLSRAGKTIVVVTHDLVTVPVLAERVLVLGENHRLIAAGGLEEILSDRNLLLSANLVHPDYHLHQVGSGRDHIYPHVHLFHNGMEAHAKDAGSIPEHGTEKGHGGRN; from the coding sequence ATGCCGCCGGACGGCGAATGTGTATTTTCTTTGTCCGACGTGGGTTTCCGCTACCACCCGGACCGGCCGGTTATCGAGGACATCAGCTTCCGTATCCGTCGCGGGGAACGCCTGGTGCTGCTCGGGCCGAACGGTTCCGGGAAATCAACGCTCTTGAAGCTGATGGCCGGGCTCCTTTTCCCGACCAGCGGCACGTTGACCGCTTACGGTGAACCGATGGGGGCTCCGGCTTTCAAGGACCGGCGTTTTGCCCGGTCTTTCCGGCGGCGGGTAGGAGTAGTGCTGCAGAACGCGGACGCACAGCTTTTTTGCCCCACGGTCTGGGACGAGGTGGCTTTCGGACCGCTTCACCTCGGTTTGTCCCCCGGCGAGGTAAAGGAGCGCGTTACCGATACCCTGTCCCTCGTAGAAATCGCTCATCTCGGGAACCGCCTGCCGCACCGGCTCTCGGACGGGGAAAAGAAGAAGGTGGCGCTTGCCGCCGTGCTTGCCGTCAATCCGGAAGCGCTGTTGTTAGACGAGCCTACCGCCAACCTTGACCCCCGTTCGCAGCACTGGCTGTTGAATTTCCTGCTCACGCTTTCCCGCGCGGGTAAGACGATCGTCGTGGTTACGCACGACCTCGTTACGGTGCCGGTGCTGGCGGAAAGGGTTCTGGTCCTGGGGGAGAACCACAGGCTGATTGCCGCCGGGGGGCTGGAGGAGATACTCTCCGACCGTAATCTTTTGTTATCGGCGAACCTGGTGCATCCGGACTACCATCTGCATCAGGTGGGAAGCGGCAGGGATCACATCTACCCGCATGTTCACCTTTTCCATAACGGGATGGAAGCGCATGCAAAGGATGCCGGCTCAATCCCGGAGCACGGTACGGAAAAGGGCCACGGAGGCCGGAATTAG
- a CDS encoding metalloregulator ArsR/SmtB family transcription factor, translating to MVHEPPKKQPDPDVCDSFCPSGESARLRNKVLEVEGLSELFRVLSDETRTKIVYLLYHKELCVCDLAELLEMNLPAISHHLRILKALHLVKYRRKGKMVFYSLDDQHIVNLIREAREHFAEVR from the coding sequence ATGGTACACGAGCCGCCGAAAAAACAACCCGATCCCGACGTCTGTGACAGTTTTTGCCCCTCCGGCGAATCCGCCCGGCTCAGGAATAAGGTGCTTGAGGTCGAGGGACTGTCGGAGCTTTTCAGGGTTCTCAGCGACGAAACACGCACCAAGATCGTTTACCTCTTATACCATAAAGAGTTATGTGTCTGCGACCTGGCGGAGTTGCTTGAAATGAACCTGCCGGCCATCTCTCATCACCTGCGGATACTGAAAGCCTTACACCTGGTAAAATACCGCCGGAAGGGCAAAATGGTATTCTACTCCCTCGATGACCAGCACATCGTCAACCTGATCCGTGAGGCCCGGGAACATTTCGCGGAGGTCAGGTAA
- a CDS encoding DUF3866 family protein: MRGNTGTLVRLRAGRVLRTIDSRPGLIELVVAVEGAEAKAIAYEAFTGRPAPGDEVLLNTTAVAEGLGSGGYHFVVAGLLPRSLEAPEKGHIMKLRYTPAQIKVMAVEEPDSPFHSVLENTADLGGVPVVALELHSQLAPVAAALWRQGGGRLRLVYVMTDGAALPLAFSRTVHALKGKGLLSATVTAGHAFGGDFEAVNVYSGLLAARYAGEADVIVVGMGPGVVGTGTRFGTTAIEQGEVVNAAGVLNGKPVAALRLSFADRRERHRGVSHHTLTALGSVALVPCAVPVPVMETEKTALVLQQLDAVGITRRHRLETVDATGVFDTLDELELKVSTMGRGRDEETEFFLAAGAAGVLAAKLALAEA, from the coding sequence ATGCGGGGAAACACGGGCACTCTGGTGCGGCTTCGGGCCGGCAGGGTCTTGAGGACAATCGATTCCCGCCCCGGCCTTATCGAACTCGTGGTGGCCGTGGAAGGCGCGGAAGCGAAAGCCATAGCCTATGAGGCCTTTACCGGCAGGCCGGCTCCGGGCGACGAGGTCCTGCTGAATACAACCGCTGTGGCCGAAGGTCTGGGAAGCGGCGGGTATCATTTTGTGGTTGCGGGCCTTTTGCCCCGCAGCCTGGAAGCCCCTGAAAAAGGGCATATCATGAAGCTGCGTTATACGCCGGCGCAAATCAAGGTCATGGCGGTGGAGGAGCCGGACAGCCCGTTCCACTCAGTGCTTGAGAACACGGCGGACCTTGGCGGGGTGCCGGTGGTGGCGCTGGAACTCCACAGCCAGCTTGCTCCGGTCGCCGCCGCGCTCTGGCGGCAGGGCGGGGGAAGGCTTCGCCTGGTTTACGTGATGACCGACGGCGCCGCTTTACCGCTGGCTTTTTCCCGCACCGTCCACGCCCTTAAGGGGAAAGGGCTGCTATCCGCTACGGTGACCGCGGGTCACGCCTTCGGCGGGGATTTCGAGGCCGTGAACGTTTATAGCGGCCTTCTGGCGGCGCGCTACGCCGGCGAGGCCGACGTGATTGTGGTCGGGATGGGTCCCGGCGTGGTGGGGACGGGAACGCGCTTCGGCACGACCGCCATTGAGCAGGGGGAGGTGGTCAATGCCGCCGGCGTCCTCAACGGAAAGCCCGTGGCCGCTCTGCGTCTCAGTTTTGCGGACCGGCGGGAGCGGCACAGGGGTGTAAGCCACCACACCTTGACCGCGCTGGGATCGGTCGCCCTGGTTCCGTGCGCCGTGCCGGTACCGGTCATGGAAACGGAAAAAACGGCTTTGGTTCTTCAACAATTAGATGCGGTGGGCATAACCCGGCGTCACCGTTTGGAAACGGTGGACGCCACGGGGGTTTTTGACACTTTGGATGAATTGGAACTGAAAGTAAGCACCATGGGGCGGGGCCGCGACGAAGAGACGGAGTTTTTCCTTGCGGCCGGGGCCGCGGGAGTGCTCGCCGCAAAACTCGCCCTCGCGGAAGCGTAA
- a CDS encoding PDGLE domain-containing protein has protein sequence MRREIWIVIVAAVIVAGILSPFASSDPDGLEKVARTNGFIDKGEGKAVVHAPMADYTLPGVRSEGVSTAVAGIAGTALTFVIAFGAGRVLRLRRRQEVEVRR, from the coding sequence ATGCGCAGGGAAATATGGATTGTAATTGTTGCGGCTGTGATCGTGGCGGGTATCCTTTCACCTTTTGCCTCATCCGATCCGGACGGGCTGGAAAAGGTGGCCCGGACCAATGGTTTTATCGATAAGGGCGAGGGTAAGGCAGTAGTTCACGCGCCAATGGCGGACTATACCCTTCCAGGCGTTCGGAGCGAAGGGGTTTCTACGGCTGTCGCCGGCATCGCCGGTACGGCGCTTACCTTCGTAATAGCCTTCGGTGCCGGACGGGTTCTGAGGTTAAGGCGAAGGCAGGAGGTAGAAGTCAGAAGATAG
- the cbiQ gene encoding cobalt ECF transporter T component CbiQ has protein sequence MKIPQWLSEPAASTGDLTHVPKRRRTEGPLEKALKGLERFLAETLSAESAEEKKGFWQALDPRVKVITTVVFIALLTAENHLPVLLASYGLVLILAVSSRVPLVSFLARTWGFTLIFAGVMVVPLTLSPVTPGAPLMVLLRDGIDIGFIRFSGPLTVTDAGLLRAAVIFLRAGAATSLALLLTYTTPWTSLLKALRAFRIPRLVILILEITLRYVFLLVKVAVETLEARKLRMVGPLSRREKRAFFGGILGVIASRSYTLHEAVYESMLARGYTGEPRLIDRFRLRAVDFIWIASAAVIIGALYCFSRF, from the coding sequence ATGAAAATCCCACAGTGGCTGAGTGAACCGGCGGCGTCCACGGGTGATTTGACCCATGTTCCGAAGCGGCGCCGCACCGAGGGACCACTCGAGAAAGCCCTTAAAGGCCTGGAACGGTTTCTCGCGGAAACCCTTTCCGCGGAATCGGCGGAAGAAAAAAAGGGCTTCTGGCAGGCATTGGACCCGCGGGTCAAGGTGATAACCACCGTTGTTTTCATAGCCCTTCTCACCGCCGAAAACCACCTTCCGGTTCTGCTTGCATCTTATGGACTGGTACTCATTCTGGCAGTCTCATCACGCGTCCCGCTCGTCTCTTTCCTGGCGCGCACATGGGGCTTCACTCTTATTTTTGCCGGAGTAATGGTCGTTCCGCTCACCCTGAGCCCGGTGACTCCGGGCGCGCCGCTGATGGTGCTCCTGCGTGACGGCATAGATATCGGATTCATCCGTTTTTCCGGCCCGCTTACCGTCACCGACGCCGGTCTCCTGCGCGCCGCCGTCATCTTTCTGCGCGCCGGCGCGGCAACGTCTCTCGCGCTGCTCTTGACCTATACCACGCCGTGGACCAGTCTTCTTAAAGCTCTGCGGGCGTTCCGTATCCCGCGGCTGGTTATCTTGATCCTGGAAATAACCCTGCGGTACGTTTTTCTCCTGGTCAAGGTCGCCGTTGAGACCCTCGAAGCCCGTAAACTCCGGATGGTAGGTCCGCTCAGCCGGAGAGAGAAAAGGGCCTTCTTCGGCGGGATACTCGGCGTGATCGCCTCCAGGTCGTACACCCTGCACGAAGCGGTTTACGAGTCGATGCTCGCCCGCGGCTACACCGGTGAACCCAGACTGATCGACCGCTTCCGCCTGCGGGCGGTTGACTTCATCTGGATCGCTTCCGCCGCCGTGATTATCGGAGCCCTTTATTGTTTCAGCCGCTTCTGA